One uncultured Acidilobus sp. JCHS genomic window carries:
- a CDS encoding DNA binding domain, excisionase family, whose product MVSTTERLLRPKEVCQRLGISYPTLARWVREGKIRAIRTAGGKYRIPESEVRRIAEGLPISKEVRAVIYARVSSPGQKGDLEGQVQYLKQYCSSRGYKVIDVLSDIASGLRADRRGLLKLLDYVVNRQVDVIVVAYRDRLTRFGLEYLEYFFRQYGVRVEAALGEEPKESRQELVEDLVEVVTSFAVKLYGVRSRRKRTLVEGFKRLLEEVERGG is encoded by the coding sequence TTGGTGTCAACAACGGAGAGGCTGCTGAGGCCTAAGGAGGTCTGCCAGAGGCTCGGCATCAGCTACCCAACCCTGGCCAGGTGGGTCAGGGAGGGCAAGATCAGGGCGATTAGGACGGCCGGCGGCAAGTATAGGATACCTGAGAGCGAGGTCAGGAGGATAGCCGAGGGCCTGCCGATTAGCAAGGAGGTCAGGGCGGTCATATACGCGCGGGTGAGCTCCCCAGGCCAGAAGGGCGACCTGGAGGGTCAGGTCCAGTACCTAAAGCAGTACTGCTCCTCCAGGGGCTACAAAGTCATTGACGTGCTGAGCGATATTGCGAGCGGGCTGAGGGCTGATAGGCGAGGCTTACTGAAGCTCCTCGACTACGTCGTCAACAGGCAGGTTGACGTGATCGTGGTGGCGTACAGGGATAGACTGACTAGGTTCGGCCTCGAGTACCTTGAGTACTTCTTCAGGCAGTACGGGGTCAGGGTTGAGGCCGCCTTGGGGGAGGAGCCCAAGGAATCCCGCCAGGAGCTCGTTGAGGACCTGGTGGAGGTCGTGACCTCCTTCGCTGTGAAGCTCTATGGAGTAAGGAGCCGTAGGAAGAGGACGCTGGTCGAGGGGTTTAAGAGGCTCCTGGAAGAGGTCGAGAGGGGTGGTTGA
- a CDS encoding 4Fe-4S binding domain, whose protein sequence is MESQRVHVVVDPSKCVGCNICELSCSYEHEGVFSRSLSRINVITYERLGLDYPVVCQQCEPAPCVELCPTGALSKGRMGEVNLDKGKCIGCRVCSEVCPYGAARMDPEGRYPLICDLCGGEPACVMKCPTNALSLSSRVSVRLEANNTTERFAISELKRLAAGWGVKVDEA, encoded by the coding sequence ATGGAGTCCCAGAGGGTCCACGTAGTTGTGGACCCCTCCAAGTGCGTGGGCTGCAACATCTGTGAGCTCTCGTGCTCCTATGAACATGAGGGCGTCTTCTCAAGGTCCCTCTCGAGGATCAACGTGATAACGTATGAGCGCCTAGGCCTTGACTACCCCGTGGTCTGCCAGCAGTGCGAGCCCGCGCCGTGCGTTGAGCTGTGCCCCACCGGGGCCCTAAGCAAGGGCAGGATGGGCGAGGTAAACCTTGACAAGGGCAAGTGCATAGGCTGCAGGGTGTGTAGCGAGGTCTGCCCCTACGGCGCTGCTAGGATGGACCCCGAGGGCAGGTACCCGCTGATCTGCGACCTATGCGGCGGCGAGCCGGCCTGCGTTATGAAGTGCCCGACCAACGCCCTCTCGCTCTCGTCGAGAGTCTCTGTCAGGCTGGAGGCCAACAACACCACGGAGAGGTTCGCCATAAGCGAGCTGAAGAGGCTCGCTGCGGGATGGGGTGTGAAAGTTGACGAGGCTTAA
- a CDS encoding Pyruvate:ferredoxin oxidoreductase and related 2-oxoacid:ferredoxin oxidoreductase, alpha subunit yields the protein MALKEVHLILGGPQGAGVETTASVLTASLAKLGYGVMSDREYYSNIVGRHSYVHFTVSATSFPRSLTYPVELMGAMDAESVFTHFHEVAEGGVLVYDTGLEASRLIQVVSMEPEVRARVEARLKAYGVEPTVAGAVRAAKEGLKALPVGLDYKGVLEEARQKLGVTSVEVQRYRNSILLGAAAAVLGLDPDALREGLAVRFRGNKKVIDANMVVVELAMDSVPQAARGAARLEPSSLDVEEMLSASGNDVVGMAKIVGGVRYQAYYPITPASDESVFIEAHQSISVDGKPVGSIVVFQTEDEIAAINSAIGAALTGVRAATATSGPGFSLMVEGLGWAGHNEVPLLITLYQRGGPSTGQPTRGEQGDLLFSLFASHGEFPRIVITSGDIEEVFYDTIKALNWAERFQVPVIHLLDKYMANVIASMRVPDPSAVKVERGKLVLKASGPAKRFDLSEAISPRPAIGSGAITWYTGDEHNEWGHISEDPINRVRMYDKRMRKLEIMDQEIPPEERAVYYGDGDADFLLVGWGFVKGVALDALEELRAQGYHGAYLHLKVFSPFPSRYVSAILSKFSPSRVIDVEHNYLGQAAMAVRMYTGYEISRFVLKYTGRPIYRMELVDAVKRILEGKSTREVLTYGE from the coding sequence GTGGCGCTCAAGGAGGTTCACCTGATCTTAGGAGGCCCTCAGGGCGCAGGCGTTGAGACTACGGCGTCCGTCCTAACGGCCTCATTAGCTAAGCTGGGCTACGGAGTGATGTCTGACAGGGAGTACTACTCCAACATAGTTGGGAGGCACTCGTACGTCCACTTCACGGTATCAGCGACCTCGTTCCCCCGCAGCCTGACCTACCCTGTTGAGCTGATGGGGGCCATGGACGCCGAGAGCGTCTTCACGCACTTTCACGAGGTGGCAGAGGGCGGCGTCCTGGTTTACGACACAGGCCTTGAGGCCTCTAGGCTCATCCAGGTGGTCAGCATGGAGCCTGAGGTCAGGGCCCGCGTGGAGGCCAGGCTCAAGGCCTATGGAGTCGAGCCAACGGTGGCCGGCGCCGTCAGGGCGGCGAAGGAGGGCCTGAAGGCCCTGCCGGTCGGCCTTGACTACAAGGGCGTACTTGAGGAGGCCAGGCAGAAGCTGGGCGTCACAAGCGTTGAGGTTCAGAGGTACAGGAACAGCATACTGCTGGGCGCAGCGGCCGCCGTGCTAGGCCTAGACCCGGACGCGCTAAGGGAGGGCCTGGCCGTGAGGTTCAGGGGCAACAAGAAGGTAATTGACGCCAACATGGTCGTCGTGGAGCTGGCAATGGACTCCGTCCCACAGGCCGCCAGGGGGGCGGCAAGGCTGGAGCCCTCAAGCCTTGACGTGGAGGAGATGCTGAGCGCCAGCGGCAACGACGTAGTGGGCATGGCTAAGATAGTTGGCGGCGTCAGGTACCAGGCCTACTACCCGATAACGCCGGCCTCCGACGAGTCCGTCTTCATAGAGGCCCACCAGTCCATAAGCGTTGACGGTAAGCCCGTGGGCTCCATCGTGGTCTTCCAGACGGAGGACGAGATAGCTGCCATAAACTCAGCGATAGGGGCTGCCCTTACGGGCGTGAGGGCCGCAACAGCTACCAGCGGGCCGGGCTTCAGCCTCATGGTTGAGGGCCTCGGCTGGGCCGGCCACAACGAGGTCCCCCTGCTCATAACCCTCTACCAGAGGGGAGGCCCTAGCACGGGCCAGCCCACCAGGGGAGAGCAGGGTGACCTGCTGTTCTCGCTCTTCGCAAGCCACGGGGAGTTCCCAAGGATAGTCATAACGAGCGGGGACATAGAGGAGGTCTTCTATGACACCATAAAGGCGTTGAACTGGGCCGAGAGGTTCCAGGTGCCTGTCATACACCTGCTCGACAAGTACATGGCTAACGTGATAGCCTCTATGAGGGTCCCTGACCCCTCGGCGGTCAAGGTAGAGAGGGGGAAGCTGGTCCTGAAGGCGTCAGGGCCCGCTAAGAGGTTCGACCTAAGCGAGGCCATAAGCCCGAGGCCCGCGATAGGGTCAGGCGCCATAACGTGGTATACCGGTGATGAGCATAACGAGTGGGGCCACATAAGTGAGGACCCCATAAACAGGGTGAGGATGTATGACAAGAGGATGAGGAAGCTCGAGATCATGGACCAGGAGATACCGCCGGAGGAGAGGGCCGTCTACTATGGCGATGGGGACGCCGACTTCCTCCTGGTCGGGTGGGGCTTCGTGAAGGGCGTTGCCCTGGACGCGCTGGAGGAGCTCAGGGCTCAGGGCTATCACGGGGCCTACCTCCACCTCAAGGTCTTCAGCCCGTTCCCGTCAAGGTACGTCTCAGCTATACTCTCGAAGTTCAGCCCGAGCAGGGTCATAGACGTTGAGCACAACTACCTTGGACAGGCCGCCATGGCGGTAAGGATGTACACAGGCTACGAGATATCTAGGTTCGTCCTGAAGTACACCGGGAGGCCCATATACCGCATGGAGCTGGTGGATGCTGTGAAGAGGATCCTTGAGGGGAAGAGCACGAGGGAGGTGTTGACCTATGGCGAGTGA
- a CDS encoding Transcriptional regulator, whose product MRRSAEPSVDERDLQLIRSLEDDGRKPWRQIASEMGVSEATVYLRVKRLTEEGVIRGFTVRVEPAKLGLKVTAFFLLKVRADATQEVRGRLAETPYVVEAHEVTGPYNFLVKVLAPSQKEVSGVVEAMASMPGVIEVLSILSLDEVKLASSLSHVYNYWLSSGLRRS is encoded by the coding sequence TTGAGGAGGAGCGCTGAGCCAAGCGTCGATGAGAGGGACCTTCAGCTGATAAGGTCCCTTGAGGACGATGGGAGGAAGCCCTGGAGGCAGATAGCGTCAGAGATGGGCGTCAGTGAGGCCACGGTCTACCTCAGGGTCAAGAGGCTCACCGAGGAGGGCGTGATAAGGGGCTTCACAGTGAGGGTGGAGCCCGCTAAGCTGGGGCTCAAGGTAACGGCCTTCTTCCTCCTCAAGGTGAGGGCAGACGCGACCCAGGAGGTGAGGGGAAGGCTCGCGGAGACCCCATACGTTGTTGAGGCACATGAGGTCACGGGCCCCTACAACTTCCTGGTGAAGGTCCTGGCCCCCTCTCAGAAGGAGGTCTCAGGCGTGGTTGAGGCGATGGCCTCAATGCCGGGGGTCATCGAGGTCCTCTCCATACTGTCCCTTGACGAGGTCAAGCTGGCGTCCAGCCTTTCCCATGTCTACAACTACTGGCTCTCAAGCGGGTTGCGGCGAAGCTGA
- a CDS encoding Dehydrogenases (flavoproteins): MPEEIAIIGGGPAGAAAAVALSKAGLRAAVYEAMDRLAVKPCGRAVPATSDLPLPIPRDVIIEPVRRAVLYVDGVKTVDVELNGAGYVVDKEELLEEWLALAGAEVHKSSRFNPFTGVVRAGGEPREVKGGLLAGGVAFYGGEKILAVQALARSEGLKGLDGLYIYFDTGLLGYYWVFPYGDVAEVGVGGYADFEALRRLLERFVEGNELTRGARLTDLSGAPIAVGGLDLGTLKGLAKVGEAAGFVLPLTGEGIRPSVISGYYAGAALAKGDDPVSALSSLPVARAVRVQRSILEAVKRMSQERRREFLMAMPAEVHEEVALGSLRTGRILRALASRPDLALKLIKYIGGGG, from the coding sequence ATGCCAGAGGAGATAGCGATCATAGGAGGGGGCCCCGCTGGGGCAGCCGCCGCCGTCGCGCTGTCGAAGGCCGGCCTCAGAGCCGCAGTCTATGAGGCCATGGACAGGCTGGCCGTTAAGCCGTGCGGCCGCGCCGTGCCAGCAACTTCAGACCTTCCCCTGCCCATACCAAGGGACGTCATAATTGAGCCTGTCAGGAGGGCCGTGCTCTACGTTGACGGCGTTAAGACCGTCGACGTTGAGCTGAACGGCGCAGGCTACGTTGTTGACAAGGAGGAGCTGCTGGAGGAGTGGCTAGCGCTCGCGGGGGCAGAGGTCCACAAGTCCTCGAGGTTCAACCCCTTCACCGGCGTGGTCAGGGCAGGGGGTGAGCCCAGGGAGGTGAAAGGCGGCCTGCTGGCTGGCGGCGTGGCGTTCTACGGGGGCGAGAAGATACTGGCCGTACAGGCGTTAGCCAGGTCAGAGGGGCTTAAGGGCCTTGACGGCCTCTACATATACTTTGACACGGGCCTCCTCGGCTACTACTGGGTCTTCCCCTATGGGGATGTCGCAGAGGTGGGCGTGGGGGGTTACGCGGACTTTGAAGCCCTGAGAAGGCTGCTTGAGAGGTTCGTGGAGGGGAACGAGCTCACCAGGGGGGCCAGGCTGACGGACCTCTCGGGGGCCCCCATAGCTGTCGGAGGGCTTGACCTTGGGACCCTGAAAGGCCTAGCCAAGGTGGGCGAGGCGGCGGGCTTCGTGCTCCCCCTCACGGGCGAGGGGATAAGGCCCTCCGTCATATCAGGCTATTACGCTGGGGCTGCCCTGGCCAAAGGCGATGACCCCGTCTCAGCCCTCTCCTCCCTTCCAGTGGCCAGGGCTGTGAGGGTCCAGAGGTCAATTCTTGAGGCCGTTAAGAGGATGAGCCAGGAGAGGAGGAGGGAGTTCCTGATGGCCATGCCTGCCGAGGTCCATGAGGAGGTGGCGCTCGGTAGCCTCAGGACAGGCAGGATACTGAGGGCCCTGGCAAGCAGGCCCGATTTAGCCCTGAAGCTCATTAAGTACATAGGTGGGGGAGGTTGA
- a CDS encoding Aldehyde:ferredoxin oxidoreductase, with protein MTRLKGYGGRVLRVDLTHRTYRAEELDESLARAFLGGRGLNVYRLYWEVPPGVNPLGPENKLMIATGPMVGFPHGLGSRVNVTARSPLTGLLGDSNAGTHFSEEMKFAGYDQIVVEGRSDRPVYLYVTESGVEFMDAEGLWGLRVSEAHEAIRRELKDHRVQVAVVGPAAENLVKFAGVFFNVYRAAGRTGMGAVLASKGVKAIAVRGDGYVEAAKPDKLLEVMDEMLRRIYENPQYWPRRIMGTSRILMAGNRLGFLPGRHFQDPVVDYAYDVSGERLAREYNVKVRACSAGCALPCARFFVVKKGPLAGLMGEGPEYEPLGGFTIRVGNRDLDRALKIILKVSDYGMDAITTSEVIAWLMELRQRGEVSDEEVGLRLEWGDPEVIERLVDMIAYRKGIGNVLAEGVKRASEILGKGQDIAFHVKGLEMIQADPRALKGYGLGFAVASRGADHLRSEPFVEVEDDPELGRRMFGEPEAAMRLGVRGKGKLVAFFEDLNAVVDSMEVCKNTAENMLVLDFDTAARAYSAITGFDVTPSEMRLTGERIVNIERAYLVREGVRREHDRLPRRFLEEPLRDGPAKGHVHELETMLDEYYSVRGWSRDGVPTKSKLASLGLHEVVQDLELRRLRLAGCPGDL; from the coding sequence TTGACGAGGCTTAAGGGCTACGGCGGCAGGGTCCTGAGGGTTGACCTGACCCACAGGACGTATAGGGCTGAGGAGCTCGACGAGTCGCTGGCCAGGGCTTTCCTGGGCGGCAGGGGCCTCAACGTCTACAGGCTCTACTGGGAGGTGCCGCCGGGCGTCAACCCCCTAGGCCCTGAGAACAAGCTCATGATAGCCACGGGCCCCATGGTGGGCTTCCCCCACGGCCTGGGCTCAAGGGTGAACGTGACTGCCCGCTCCCCCCTGACAGGCCTGCTAGGTGACTCGAACGCCGGGACCCACTTCTCTGAGGAGATGAAGTTCGCCGGCTACGACCAGATCGTGGTAGAGGGGAGGAGCGACAGGCCCGTCTACCTCTACGTCACGGAGTCGGGCGTTGAGTTCATGGACGCGGAGGGCCTGTGGGGCCTAAGGGTCTCAGAGGCCCACGAGGCCATAAGGAGGGAGCTCAAGGATCACAGGGTCCAGGTAGCCGTGGTCGGCCCGGCCGCCGAGAACCTCGTGAAGTTCGCCGGCGTCTTCTTCAACGTCTACAGGGCCGCGGGCAGGACCGGCATGGGCGCCGTGCTGGCCTCAAAGGGCGTCAAGGCTATAGCCGTTAGGGGCGACGGCTATGTTGAGGCTGCGAAGCCTGACAAGCTCCTTGAGGTTATGGACGAGATGCTGCGCAGGATATACGAGAACCCCCAGTACTGGCCCAGGAGGATAATGGGCACCTCAAGAATACTCATGGCAGGCAACAGGCTGGGCTTCCTGCCCGGGAGGCACTTCCAGGACCCCGTTGTTGACTACGCCTATGACGTGAGCGGCGAGAGGCTCGCGAGGGAGTACAACGTCAAGGTGAGGGCTTGCTCAGCAGGCTGCGCCCTCCCGTGCGCCAGGTTCTTCGTCGTCAAGAAGGGCCCCCTGGCCGGCCTCATGGGGGAGGGGCCTGAGTACGAGCCCCTCGGCGGCTTCACGATAAGGGTCGGCAACAGGGACCTCGACAGGGCCCTCAAGATAATACTCAAGGTGAGCGACTACGGCATGGATGCCATAACCACGAGCGAGGTCATAGCGTGGCTCATGGAGCTCAGGCAGCGCGGCGAGGTGAGCGATGAGGAGGTCGGCCTGAGGCTTGAGTGGGGGGACCCGGAGGTCATAGAGCGGCTTGTCGACATGATAGCGTACAGGAAGGGCATAGGAAACGTGTTGGCCGAGGGGGTCAAGAGGGCCTCGGAGATCCTGGGGAAGGGGCAGGACATAGCCTTCCACGTAAAGGGACTTGAGATGATCCAGGCGGACCCAAGGGCCCTGAAGGGCTACGGCCTCGGCTTCGCGGTGGCCAGCAGGGGAGCTGACCACCTGAGGTCCGAGCCTTTCGTAGAGGTCGAGGACGACCCCGAGCTGGGCAGGAGGATGTTCGGGGAGCCCGAGGCGGCCATGAGGCTGGGGGTCAGGGGCAAGGGGAAGCTCGTGGCGTTCTTCGAGGACCTCAACGCGGTAGTTGACTCCATGGAGGTCTGTAAGAACACAGCTGAGAACATGCTGGTCCTTGACTTTGACACGGCCGCCAGGGCCTACTCAGCCATAACTGGCTTCGATGTGACCCCCTCGGAGATGAGGCTGACGGGCGAGAGGATAGTGAACATTGAAAGGGCTTACCTGGTCAGGGAGGGGGTCAGGAGGGAGCACGACAGGCTGCCCAGGAGGTTCCTTGAGGAGCCGCTCAGGGACGGTCCCGCTAAGGGCCACGTGCACGAGCTCGAGACCATGCTTGACGAATACTACTCCGTGAGGGGGTGGAGCCGTGACGGTGTGCCCACTAAGTCAAAGCTGGCCTCCCTGGGACTTCATGAGGTCGTCCAGGACCTGGAGCTCAGGAGGCTCAGGCTGGCAGGTTGTCCAGGGGACCTCTAA
- a CDS encoding transposase, IS605 OrfB family, central region: protein MVEAVRTVVVRSATLPRRTFRIFVELEGMYRNMVEQLVLYAVNNGITKFTRLKAERYREVRSLYPQLSSHYAYTACQDAAERAHSFLRLRKMGRARKAYPEVRGVSIWLDDHLWRAEGLTSISMATHRGRVRVSVELNKHFLRYVNRGWRLASEAKVKLDRRNRRLILYLTFKKEVSEHRPKGYITVDVNENAEAVLIDGIVYLLETDLSRITLGYYYRKKRVQERYDRVYGPGSRPERKIFKSLRGNERALKREIRQKLAALIVREAARRQAAIVLERLGKEPAKGMIERIKDPQLRHRVYQAAFKGMQRAIEEKAREYGVPVVYVDPRNTSRVCPIHGAEIVYGKDRHGTCSRGGETWHRDVAACYNLLLRALGGDGGYAPSRVRAFVAVDGGPVPLGPTAAHEPIRISRSLWARWRSLGAINKHEQIRINT, encoded by the coding sequence GTGGTTGAGGCCGTTAGGACTGTTGTCGTCAGGTCTGCGACATTACCTAGGAGGACCTTCAGGATCTTCGTGGAGCTCGAGGGCATGTACAGGAACATGGTCGAGCAGCTGGTCCTATACGCTGTAAATAACGGCATAACTAAGTTCACCAGGCTTAAGGCTGAGAGGTACCGCGAGGTAAGGTCACTCTACCCTCAGCTGTCATCTCACTACGCCTACACCGCCTGCCAGGACGCCGCAGAGAGGGCCCACTCGTTCCTCAGGCTAAGGAAGATGGGTAGGGCGAGGAAGGCTTACCCTGAGGTCAGGGGCGTCAGCATATGGCTCGACGACCACCTGTGGAGGGCCGAGGGGCTGACCTCGATAAGCATGGCAACCCACAGGGGCAGGGTCAGGGTATCCGTTGAGCTTAACAAGCACTTCCTGAGGTACGTTAACAGGGGCTGGAGGCTGGCATCAGAGGCTAAGGTCAAGCTTGACCGCAGAAATAGGAGGCTGATACTCTACCTAACGTTTAAGAAGGAGGTCAGCGAGCACAGGCCGAAGGGTTATATCACGGTTGACGTTAACGAAAACGCTGAGGCCGTCCTCATAGACGGGATTGTCTACCTCCTTGAGACTGACCTGAGTAGGATAACTCTGGGCTACTACTACAGGAAAAAGAGGGTCCAGGAGAGGTACGACAGGGTCTACGGCCCAGGCAGCAGGCCTGAGAGGAAGATATTCAAGAGCCTAAGGGGCAATGAGAGGGCTTTGAAGAGGGAGATAAGGCAGAAGCTCGCTGCCCTGATCGTAAGGGAGGCTGCAAGAAGGCAGGCCGCCATAGTCCTCGAGAGGTTAGGGAAGGAGCCAGCCAAGGGCATGATAGAGCGCATCAAGGACCCCCAGCTCAGGCACAGGGTATATCAGGCGGCCTTCAAAGGAATGCAGAGGGCCATTGAGGAGAAGGCGAGGGAGTACGGTGTGCCGGTGGTCTACGTTGACCCCAGGAACACGTCCAGGGTATGTCCTATACATGGGGCTGAGATAGTCTACGGCAAGGACAGGCACGGCACCTGCTCAAGGGGAGGCGAGACTTGGCACAGGGACGTAGCTGCCTGCTACAACCTCCTTCTGAGGGCCCTGGGCGGCGATGGGGGCTATGCCCCAAGCCGCGTGAGGGCCTTCGTTGCCGTAGATGGGGGCCCCGTGCCGTTGGGCCCGACGGCCGCCCATGAGCCCATAAGGATCTCTAGGTCCTTATGGGCGAGGTGGAGGTCCCTAGGTGCAATAAATAAACATGAACAAATAAGAATAAATACCTAG
- a CDS encoding putative EndoIII-related endonuclease, whose protein sequence is MKGRISVDGPTAFRLIKDAVEVRPSEFTALHALRDGPYALLVAIVLSQNSNDKNSIAAYEDLRRATGLRPSEVLRLGDRLGEVIRKAGMVRQKSEAIMALTRLVLERGEEYLNRAPPDELKAELMKIRGVGPKTIDVFLAVYRRVPVFAVDTHARRIAARWGLVRQGASYEEISRALLEFFGPERADEAHRLLIAFGRKFCRARNPRCNECPLRDYCPSAVQRP, encoded by the coding sequence TTGAAGGGCAGGATAAGCGTTGATGGCCCTACGGCCTTCAGGCTCATAAAGGATGCCGTCGAGGTGAGGCCCTCTGAGTTCACGGCCCTCCATGCACTCAGGGACGGTCCCTACGCCCTGCTCGTAGCGATAGTCCTCAGCCAGAACTCCAACGACAAAAACTCAATAGCGGCCTACGAGGACCTCAGGAGGGCGACGGGCCTCAGGCCAAGCGAGGTGCTGAGGCTTGGCGACAGGCTGGGCGAGGTCATAAGGAAGGCTGGGATGGTAAGGCAGAAGTCGGAGGCCATAATGGCCCTAACCAGGCTCGTCCTGGAGAGGGGCGAGGAGTACCTCAACAGGGCGCCCCCTGATGAGCTGAAGGCTGAGCTCATGAAGATAAGGGGGGTAGGACCAAAGACTATCGACGTCTTCCTTGCCGTCTATAGGAGGGTGCCCGTGTTCGCCGTGGACACCCATGCGAGGAGGATAGCGGCCAGGTGGGGGCTGGTGAGGCAGGGGGCCAGCTATGAGGAAATCTCAAGGGCCCTGCTAGAGTTCTTCGGCCCAGAGAGGGCTGACGAGGCCCACAGGCTCCTCATAGCCTTTGGCAGGAAGTTCTGTAGGGCGAGGAACCCCCGCTGTAACGAGTGCCCGCTGAGGGACTACTGCCCGTCGGCGGTGCAGAGGCCTTGA
- a CDS encoding 2-oxoacid:acceptor oxidoreductase, beta subunit, pyruvate/2-ketoisovalerate family: MASEAAYRTNVWVDWCPACGNFGILAAMQKALAELNIPPEKVVDISGIGCSGKTSHFLNVNGVHNLHGRSIPYAEGIKLANPDLTVIVNGGDGDLLGIGMAHFVALGRRNLDIKVIIHDNQVYGLTKGQASPTLRVGQKVKSMPLPNMQDWVNPITVALASGYTFVARAYALWVDDLKEILKMAIRHRGAAVIDVLQPCPTWNNIYTPDFYKQRLYRLDSDKGWDPFVRSPDPKEAAEKLSRAFERAQEWGDRIPIGIFYVNPYVESFADNVSKVNTFYESMPPAKNVIAREDGTPVIDLQAMRSMFRDYVIEVSRNNRRQAQSQ, from the coding sequence ATGGCGAGTGAGGCGGCCTACAGGACAAACGTATGGGTTGACTGGTGCCCGGCCTGCGGCAACTTCGGCATACTGGCGGCCATGCAGAAGGCCCTGGCGGAGCTGAATATACCGCCTGAAAAGGTTGTGGACATATCCGGCATAGGCTGCAGCGGCAAGACGTCGCACTTCCTAAACGTTAACGGGGTCCACAACCTTCACGGCAGGTCAATACCTTACGCCGAGGGCATAAAGCTGGCCAACCCGGACCTGACGGTCATAGTGAACGGCGGCGACGGGGACCTGCTGGGCATAGGCATGGCCCACTTCGTGGCCCTGGGCAGGAGGAACCTCGACATAAAGGTGATAATACATGACAACCAGGTCTACGGCCTGACCAAGGGCCAGGCCTCACCGACGCTGAGGGTGGGCCAGAAGGTCAAGTCGATGCCTCTGCCAAACATGCAGGACTGGGTCAACCCTATCACCGTTGCCCTGGCGAGCGGCTACACCTTCGTTGCCAGGGCCTACGCGCTCTGGGTCGACGACCTCAAGGAGATACTGAAGATGGCGATAAGGCACAGGGGGGCGGCCGTCATAGACGTGCTCCAGCCGTGCCCTACCTGGAACAACATATACACCCCCGACTTCTACAAGCAGAGGCTCTACAGGCTCGACAGCGACAAGGGCTGGGACCCCTTCGTCAGGAGCCCTGACCCTAAGGAGGCGGCCGAGAAGCTGTCAAGGGCCTTTGAGAGGGCCCAGGAGTGGGGCGACAGGATACCAATAGGCATATTCTACGTTAACCCATACGTTGAGAGCTTCGCCGACAACGTGAGCAAGGTGAACACGTTCTATGAGTCGATGCCGCCCGCCAAGAACGTTATAGCCAGGGAGGACGGGACGCCCGTCATAGACCTGCAGGCTATGAGGTCCATGTTCAGGGACTACGTAATAGAGGTCTCGAGAAATAACAGAAGGCAGGCCCAAAGCCAGTGA
- a CDS encoding putative Zn-dependent protease, with amino-acid sequence MSVTVYPSMWPLQPPISAYDWSRMRYRADAMNRWLRDRLSQALEGGRLTLGIVSADGYVEGLNFVFGLASPELKVATVYTKRLETPDETLYRTRLLKEAMHELGHLLGLGHCDNPACVMSFSNSIADVDRKEARFCTNCTLFLRARYG; translated from the coding sequence GTGAGCGTCACTGTCTACCCCAGCATGTGGCCCCTTCAGCCCCCCATCAGCGCCTACGACTGGTCCAGGATGCGGTACAGGGCTGACGCGATGAACAGGTGGCTTAGGGACAGGCTGTCCCAGGCCTTGGAGGGCGGGAGGCTGACCCTGGGGATAGTGAGCGCTGACGGTTACGTCGAGGGCCTAAACTTCGTGTTCGGCCTCGCCTCCCCTGAGCTCAAGGTGGCCACGGTTTACACCAAGAGGCTGGAGACCCCTGACGAGACCCTTTACAGGACCAGGCTCCTTAAGGAGGCCATGCATGAGCTGGGCCACCTGTTAGGGCTGGGCCACTGCGACAACCCGGCCTGCGTTATGTCGTTTAGCAACTCAATAGCCGACGTGGACAGGAAAGAGGCCAGGTTCTGCACAAACTGTACGCTTTTCCTCAGGGCTAGGTACGGCTAG